The following are encoded together in the Chiloscyllium plagiosum isolate BGI_BamShark_2017 chromosome 19, ASM401019v2, whole genome shotgun sequence genome:
- the fbxo7 gene encoding F-box only protein 7 isoform X2, translating into MKLRVRVQRQRGWVELEQDEPTLADLRSKITNCLLPSMGYSCDTEFNISLNGKDVLTDDQQTVRSIGIVSGDLICLILPDAFALSASGSTSDLNVNEKPSHSNIAQNQHLVIDGNRLESSHQINAHAHQQSEANVQNSSPVEMCMTFEDTPVKYPDEPMLCSEAMDGMVPHSLETLYHSAECTNPKEALIVVLHLLMLEAGYIPQGTGQKISQMPEKWKNEGVYRLQYNHPLCEDGSATLSCIPMGNLVVVNATLKINENVKSVKRVQLLPASYVYVNRLEGGAANLYKDLQKLSCMFKDQLVYPLLASARQALNLPDVFGLVVLPLELKLRIFRLLDVISILSLSTVCRDLYTATNDQLLWRFLYLRDFRDSRVSSHDWKKLYKEKYVMRRKTLHRMPLYLPPALPPFPGQPGLFNPFPFEPRQFYPPGVIGGEYDEHPQLPYRGDPINRFLPGSGPMPGTLPPFRPSFDPTDPLPGQSAGVPGFHSIRFPGRSAGGRSANIRRGII; encoded by the exons ATGAAACTGCGTGTGCGAGTTCAAAGACAGAGAGGTTGGGTGGAGTTGGAGCAGGATGAGCCTACTCTCGCTGACCTGCGCAGTAAGATTACTAACTGTCTTTTACCATCCATGGGATACAG TTGTGATACGGAATTCAACATCAGTTTAAATGGGAAAGATGTTCTGACTGATGACCAGCAAACAGTGAGATCGATAGGAATAGTCTCTGGGGATTTGATCTGCTTAATACTACCTgatgcctttgctctttctgctTCTGGATCAACATCAGACTTGAATGTAAACGAGAAACCATCACACTCAAATATTGCTCAGAATCAGCACCTTGTGATTGATGGGAATAGACTCGAGTCCAGTCATCAGATTAATGCTCATGCACATCAGCAGTCCGAAGCAAATGTCCAGAATTCATCACCTGTCGAGATGTGTATGACATTTGAAGACACCCCAGTAAAATATCCAGATGAACCAATGCTGTGCAGTGAAGCAATGGATGGAATGGTGCCACATTCATTAGAAACCCTTTATCATTCTGCTGAGTGCACCAACCCAAAGGAAGCTTTGATTGTGGTGCTGCATCTGCTCATGCTGGAGGCAGGATACATTCCGCAG GGTACTGGACAGAAGATTTCCCAAATGCCTGAGAAATGGAAGAATGAAGGTGTCTATAGACTACAGTACAATCACCCACTCTGTGAAGATGGGTCCGCTACTCTCTCTTGCATCCCAATGGGAAATCTGGTTGTAGTTAATG CCACGTTGAAGATAAATGAGAATGTCAAAAGTGTAAAGAGAGTACAATTGCTTCCTGCATCCTATGTTTATGTAAATAGACTGG AGGGAGGTGCTGCAAATCTGTATAAAGATCTACAAAAACTTTCCTGCATGTTCAAAGATCAACTTGTGTATCCTCTTCTCGCCAGTGCCAGGCAAG CTTTGAACCTCCCTGATGTGTTTGGTCTTGTGGTTCTACCCCTTGAACTCAAATTGCGAATTTTCAGGCTCCTGGATGTGATTTCTATTTTATCTCTTTCAACGGTGTGCCGGGATCTTTACACAGCAACCAATGACCAACTACTTTGGAGATTTCTATACCTGAGGGACTTCAGAG ATTCACGAGTCAGCAGTCATGACTGGAAGAAG ctctATAAGGAAAAATATGTGATGAGAAGGAAAACACTGCACCGAATGCCTCTGTATTTGCCACCAGCTTTGCCCCCATTTCCAGGTCAGCCTGGTCTCTTCAATCCCTTCCCCTTTGAGCCTCGCCAGTTTTATCCACCTGGGGTTATTGGAGGTGAATATGATGAGCATCCTCAGCTGCCTTACAGAGGAGATCCAATTAATCGCTTTCTACCTGGATCAGGACCGATGCCAGGGACATTGCCTCCATTTAGACCATCATTCGATCCGACAGATCCTTTGCCAGGTCAGTCAGCTGGAGTGCCTGGATTTCACAGCATCAGATTTCCAGGGAGGTCTGCTGGAGGCAGATCAGCAAACATTAGGCGTGGCATCATTTAA
- the fbxo7 gene encoding F-box only protein 7 isoform X1, giving the protein MSLLSLTCAVRLLTVFYHPWDTAFSCTFSKLKILTTTLTAAVKDCDTEFNISLNGKDVLTDDQQTVRSIGIVSGDLICLILPDAFALSASGSTSDLNVNEKPSHSNIAQNQHLVIDGNRLESSHQINAHAHQQSEANVQNSSPVEMCMTFEDTPVKYPDEPMLCSEAMDGMVPHSLETLYHSAECTNPKEALIVVLHLLMLEAGYIPQGTGQKISQMPEKWKNEGVYRLQYNHPLCEDGSATLSCIPMGNLVVVNATLKINENVKSVKRVQLLPASYVYVNRLEGGAANLYKDLQKLSCMFKDQLVYPLLASARQALNLPDVFGLVVLPLELKLRIFRLLDVISILSLSTVCRDLYTATNDQLLWRFLYLRDFRDSRVSSHDWKKLYKEKYVMRRKTLHRMPLYLPPALPPFPGQPGLFNPFPFEPRQFYPPGVIGGEYDEHPQLPYRGDPINRFLPGSGPMPGTLPPFRPSFDPTDPLPGQSAGVPGFHSIRFPGRSAGGRSANIRRGII; this is encoded by the exons ATGAGCCTACTCTCGCTGACCTGCGCAGTAAGATTACTAACTGTCTTTTACCATCCATGGGATACAG CTTTCAGTTGCACattctcaaaattaaaaatcctgacaaccactttgacagctgctgtcaaaga TTGTGATACGGAATTCAACATCAGTTTAAATGGGAAAGATGTTCTGACTGATGACCAGCAAACAGTGAGATCGATAGGAATAGTCTCTGGGGATTTGATCTGCTTAATACTACCTgatgcctttgctctttctgctTCTGGATCAACATCAGACTTGAATGTAAACGAGAAACCATCACACTCAAATATTGCTCAGAATCAGCACCTTGTGATTGATGGGAATAGACTCGAGTCCAGTCATCAGATTAATGCTCATGCACATCAGCAGTCCGAAGCAAATGTCCAGAATTCATCACCTGTCGAGATGTGTATGACATTTGAAGACACCCCAGTAAAATATCCAGATGAACCAATGCTGTGCAGTGAAGCAATGGATGGAATGGTGCCACATTCATTAGAAACCCTTTATCATTCTGCTGAGTGCACCAACCCAAAGGAAGCTTTGATTGTGGTGCTGCATCTGCTCATGCTGGAGGCAGGATACATTCCGCAG GGTACTGGACAGAAGATTTCCCAAATGCCTGAGAAATGGAAGAATGAAGGTGTCTATAGACTACAGTACAATCACCCACTCTGTGAAGATGGGTCCGCTACTCTCTCTTGCATCCCAATGGGAAATCTGGTTGTAGTTAATG CCACGTTGAAGATAAATGAGAATGTCAAAAGTGTAAAGAGAGTACAATTGCTTCCTGCATCCTATGTTTATGTAAATAGACTGG AGGGAGGTGCTGCAAATCTGTATAAAGATCTACAAAAACTTTCCTGCATGTTCAAAGATCAACTTGTGTATCCTCTTCTCGCCAGTGCCAGGCAAG CTTTGAACCTCCCTGATGTGTTTGGTCTTGTGGTTCTACCCCTTGAACTCAAATTGCGAATTTTCAGGCTCCTGGATGTGATTTCTATTTTATCTCTTTCAACGGTGTGCCGGGATCTTTACACAGCAACCAATGACCAACTACTTTGGAGATTTCTATACCTGAGGGACTTCAGAG ATTCACGAGTCAGCAGTCATGACTGGAAGAAG ctctATAAGGAAAAATATGTGATGAGAAGGAAAACACTGCACCGAATGCCTCTGTATTTGCCACCAGCTTTGCCCCCATTTCCAGGTCAGCCTGGTCTCTTCAATCCCTTCCCCTTTGAGCCTCGCCAGTTTTATCCACCTGGGGTTATTGGAGGTGAATATGATGAGCATCCTCAGCTGCCTTACAGAGGAGATCCAATTAATCGCTTTCTACCTGGATCAGGACCGATGCCAGGGACATTGCCTCCATTTAGACCATCATTCGATCCGACAGATCCTTTGCCAGGTCAGTCAGCTGGAGTGCCTGGATTTCACAGCATCAGATTTCCAGGGAGGTCTGCTGGAGGCAGATCAGCAAACATTAGGCGTGGCATCATTTAA